The DNA sequence GCGGCACCCGCCGCGCGGCGTCCTGATACAAGCGATAAGGGATCGGCTTGCTGCCGGCCTCCCCCGCCATGTAGCGCACTTCACCGACTCCGCCGTGCAAACCGCCGTCGACGCGCAACTGGTACGGGGTGTCCGGGTTGCATTCCAGACGCGGCAGGCGCGAATGGGTCAGCGCCGCTCCGAGTGGGCCGTCGTGGTCACCGAGCCGCGCCGTGGTGCCGAAGTCGAGAACGCCCAGTTGCTCGATGCCGGCCTCGCGTTGCTGGCCGATCAACTGGCAACCGCGCTGCACATCGACCCGCACTTCGACCTGAAGGTCGGCGGCGTGGACCGGTAATATGAGCCCGCCCAGCAATGCCCAGACCATCCCTGCATTCACTGCCTGTTCCTTGATGGCGACAGCGTCTCTGCCGTTACAGTGTTTCAGGTTAGCAACGGACGGCAATTGCGCCAGTCGATTGGATCCAGCTATCCGCCGGGATATGTTTCGAAATCTTGGCAATACGTCGATTTATAGTGTTGAAAAAACCTGTACGCGCCGAAGATTGCTGTCTGGAAAAACGCCGGCCCGATAAAGCGCAGTGGAAGCAAAACTACCCGCCTGGTTACACTACGCCGCCGCGCTCGGGGGGAGCCGGCCCGATGATGACGGAGTGACTGAAGTGCCCGCCCGACCGCCCGAACGTTCGCGTCTGACCCAGCGTTGGTCAGCCTTGCGCCGCCTCTTCGGCAAACGCTCCACTGCCGCCAAGGGCCAATGTACCGCCAGCGCGCAATCGGTCCGTGACTATTTCCGAAACAAGGCCCACGGCCAGGGCTACACCCTCAGCCACAGCCAGCAGCGGGTCATCGACTGCATGGCCCATCAGGCCGGCCTGTTGTTCGGCACCCCTGCGCAAACCCCGCCCAGCCTGTATCTGCACGGAGCGGTCGGGCGCGGCAAGAGCTGGTTGCTGGACGGATTTTTCCAGGCGTTGCCGATCCAGCAAAAACGCCGCCTGCACTTCCATGGGTTTTTCGCCCAGTTGCATCAGGGCATGTTCGAGCACCGCGACCGCGACGACGCCCTCGCCGTCACCCTCGACGCGCTGCTGATGGACTGTCGGGTGCTGTGTTTCGATGAGTTTCACGTGCATGACATCGGCGATGCGATGCTCATCACCCGCTTGTTCAAGGCGCTGTTCAAGCGCGGGATCCTGTTGCTGGTGACCTCCAATTACCCGCCCGAAGGCTTGCTGCCCAACCCGCTCTACCACGCGCGGTTCAAACCGGTGATCGACCTGATCCATGCGCGCATGCAGGTCATGGAAGTCGGCGGCCCGCACGATTACCGCAGCCAGGCGCGCCGTCATGCGCATCAAATGTTCACCCAGGGTCATTACGTCTGGCCGGCCACCCCGGCGCAGCGCCTCGCCTTGAACCTGCCGCCCCTCAACGCCACGCCGTTGCCTTTGGCGGTCGGCAGCCGGCACTTGCAGGCGCGGCTGTGCGAAGACCGGCGCGTCGGTTTCACCTTCAACGACCTCTGCGAACAGCCCACCGCCGTGATGGATTATCTGGAACTCTGCCGGCGCTTCGACCACTGGATCATCGATGAACTGCCGGAACTGGGCGAATGTTCGATCGCCGCCCAGCAGCGTTTTATCAACCTGATCGACGTGCTCTACGACCAGGACAAACACCTGACCCTGCTCGGCCAGCTCCCGTTACGTGAAAGCCTCGGCGGTCAGGCGATCGATCTGGCCCGTACTCGCAGCCGGCTCGGGCAATTGCGGGAAGTGCACGAACCGGGCTGATTTGCCGTTATCATGCGCCCCATTTCCGGCGCCCCGGCGCCTTCTCGATAGCGATCATTTTCATGCACACCCTTGCACAACTGCGCGCCGGCGAACTGTCGGGCATCACCCGGCTGGATCTGGCTGAAGGCCTCAGCGAATTTCCGCCAGAGATTTTCAACCTGGCCGAAACGCTGGAAGTGCTCAACCTGAGCGGCAACGCCCTGAACCGCCTGCCGGACGACCTGCACCGTCTGACGCGCCTGCGCGTGCTGTTCTGCTCCGACAATCAGTTCACGCAATTGCCGGTGTGCCTGGGTCAGTGCCAGGCGCTGACGATGATCGGTTTCAAGGCCAACCGGATCACTCAGGTGCCCGGCGCGGCGCTGCCGCCGAACTTGCGTTGGCTGATCCTGACCGACAACGCCATCGAAACCCTGCCCACGGAACTGGGCGAGCGCCCGTTGCTGCAGAAACTCATGCTCGCCGGCAATCGCCTGCGCGCCCTGCCGCCGTCACTGAGCCAGTGCCATCGGCTGGAGCTGATCCGCATCGCCGCCAACCGGTTGACCGAGTTGCCGCAATGGCTGCTGACCCTGCCGAGCCTGACCTGGCTGGCCTACGCCGGCAATCCGTTGGAAACCGAAGCCGATGCCGCCGCGCTCGACGCTGCGCCCCTGATCGACTGGTCGGCGCTGCATCTGGATCAACGGCTGGGCGAAGGCGCTTCCGGGGTCATTTACCGGGCGCATTGGCAACCTGACAATCAGCCGGCCACGCCAGTGGCGGTCAAGCTGTACAAGGGCGAAATGACCAGCGATGGCTCGCCGCTGCATGAAATGAACGCGTGCATCACCGCCGGGCTGCACCCGAACCTGATCCGCGTCGAAGGCCGCATCGACCAGCATCCCGATGGCCAGCAAGGCCTGGTGATGCAGTTGATCGATCCGAGCTACCGCAACCTGGCCGGGCTGCCGAGCCTGGCGTCCTGTTCACGGGATGTGTATGCCGATGATTGCCATTTCAGCGCCGACGTTGCCTTGCGCATCGCTCGGGGCATCGCCTCCGTCGCGGGGCATCTGCACCGTCACGGCATCACCCATGGTGATCTTTACGGACACAACATTCTGTTGAACGATCAGGGCGACTGTCTGCTGGGGGATTTTGGTGCGGCGTCGTTCCATGCCATGGCGGACACGCCTGAAACCCGCGCGCTGCAACGCCTCGAAGTGCGGGCGTTCGGAATTTTGCTGGGGGAACTGCTGGCGCGCATCGACTCGGGGTTGAGCGATGAACAGCGTCAGGTGCTGGAAGCCCTGGAACAGCGCTGTTGTCAGCCGGATGTGCTGGCGCGGCCGGGGTTCGGCGAGATCAGCCAGGTGTTGCAAGACGCCTGAAAAAAATCGCAGCCCGAGGGCTGCGATTTTCTGGTGTGTCAGCCGGCCAGACCGACGAACATGTCCTGCACGTCGTCATGGTTGTCGAGGCCTTCGAGGAACGCCTCGACTTCAGCCATCTGCTCGTCGCTCAGGCCGCTGACCGGGTTCTTCGGCTGGTAGCCCAGTTTGGCCGACAGCACGGTGAAGCCTTGTTCCGGCAGGGCTTTCTGCACCGAGTCCAGGTCAGTCGGGTCGGTCAGGAACAGGGTCGCGCCCTCTTCGCCCGGCTCGAAATCCTGGGCGCCGGCTTCGATCGCGGCCATTTCCGGATCGGCGTCCGGGGTGTCCGGCGACGCTTCGATCATGCCGACATGGTTGAAGTCCCAGGCAACGGAACCGGAAGCACCCAGTTGGCCCTTGCGGAACGCCACGCGGATTTCCGCCACGGTGCGGTTGATGTTGTCGGTGACGCACTCGACGATCAGCGGCACCTGATGTGGCGCGAAGCCTTCGTAGGTCACGCGATGGTATTGAACGGTTTCGCCCAGCAGGCCAGCACCCTTCTTGATGGCGCGATCCAGGGTTTCCTTGGGCATCGAGGCTTTCTTGGCCTGTTCGACCACCAGACGCAGGTGTGCGTTGGTGGCGGTATCGGCACCGTTACGCGCAGCAATGGTGATTTCCTTCACCAGTTTGCCGAAGATCTTGCCCTTGGCGTTGGCTGCCGCTTCTTTGTGTTTAACCTTCCACTGTGCGCCCATTACTCACTCTCTTGATCTGTGGCGCCGAGACATCTATTGGCCGACGCATGGCGCCAAGTTTATACGGCCTAAAGTCGGCAATCGACCAAAAATTCCGATGCGCATCGACATCTTCTACGCGCCTTGTAGGGCGATTCTGAAAAACCGGTTTGCCACGTCCATTCAACGTCGCGTTTTCGTACCCTCTGTCGCCCGTATTGCCTGACAGAGCCCGCCCCCATGCTCAATGACAAGGAAAGTCCGTTTACGCTGACCCTGGCCGAAGGCGGGATAAGCCTGCCGGTCCTGCGCTTCAGCGGTCATGAAGCGCTGAATCAGCCCTATCGGTTCGAGATCGAGGTCATGGGTCTGGCACCCGCCTGGTCACCCGGCACACTGTTGCATCAGGCAGCGTTTCTGCACCTGGATGACGACCACGGGATTCACGGCATCATTCAAAGTGCCAGTTGCGAACACCGGGCGACGCACCGGATCGCCTACCAACTGGTGCTGGTGCCCCATCTGCAATCGCTCGAGCAACATTCCGTACGCCGGGTCTTCACACAATTGAGCGTGCCGGACATCCTTGAGCAACTGATCATCGAACATCACCTGCCTGCCCACAGCTATCGGTTCGAGATGACCGTCGGCCACTACCCGCTGCGCCCGTTCTGCATTCAGTACGAAGAAACCGACCTGGCCCTGTTGCAACGGCTTTGCGAGGAGGAAGGCATTCACTATCACTTCGAACATCAGCCGGACGGCCATGTGGTGGTATTCGCCGATGACAGCCTGAGCCTGCCGCAGCAACCGACGGCCATTCCTTTCAACACGCAGATCGATGCGCCGTCCACCGGCCTCAGCAGCCTGTTCCAGCGCCACGAGGCAGTGCCGCCTCAGATGCCCACCGGCGTGCGTGAACGAGGACAGCCGATCAGGGGCCAGGAGGCCGCTAACCACACGCTGGGAAGCGCCATCGCCCCACCGGGATTTCTGCCGAGCGCACAACGCTACGTCGCCCAACGCAGTCGCCGACTGCTGGAGCGCCAACGTTGCCGGTCGCGCTCGATCCTGGGGCGCAGCGATTGCCTGCGACTGCTCAGCGGGCGCCTGTTGCAGGTCATGGAGCACCCGGTGAGCGGGTTCAACGAGCAGTGGCTGATCACGGAATTGCGTCATCAAGGCCAGCAACCTTCGATTCTCGATCCAGTGCCGACGGTTCGTCGCTATCACAACGACTTCACGGCGCTCCCCTGGTCAACCCCGTTTCGCCCGCCGCAGAAACAACCGCGTCCTGGCATTCCGGGGTATCACCCGGCACAAGTGCTCGGCGCGCCGGGGAAACCGGCACAAGTGGACGATCAGGGGCGCATCGCCGTGCGGTTATGGCCCGAACAGCCTCATGCAGACGCAAGTGAAGGGCTGTGGTTGCCGGTGGTCATGCCCCATGCCGGCGGGGGCCTGCCTCGGGAAAATCTGCCCTGCGCCGGCAGCGAGGTCTGGGTGAGTTTTCTCGACAGCGATCCCGACCGGCCGATCCTCTGCCTCGACGCCTGCCGCCCGCGAACGTCGCAGCCCACAGAAACCGAGCCTGACGACGACCTCTTGCTCGACTGGCTGCTCAACCGCTCCGCCCCGCCGCGCTGACGATCAACCTTTGTCGGCCTTGCCCGCCGCCGCCGCGAATTTTGCCAGACGCACGTCAAGGTGCCGGGGCCGCCGACCGTGATCCTCGGCGCGCTCCTTGCGGCGAATGGCGTTGCGCACCATCAGCGAGCCGAGGTAGCGGATCGGCTCCGGCGGAAAGTAACCCAGCGGCCCGTTGACCAGCGGCGAGCGCGTCCACGGGTTGTCGAGGCCCTGCACCAGCGAAGCGAGAATCTGCCCGCCCATGTGGCACGGCCCGACACCGCTGCCGGAATAACCGAAACCGTAGAACACATTGCCGCTGGCACTCATCTGGCCGAAGAACGGCAGGCCGGTGACCGAGCGATCCGAAGGGCCGTTCCAGGTTGCGTCGACTTTCACATCGGCGAACGCCGGGAAGAAGTCGTCGAGGCTGCGCTTGAGCAGCCCGGTATAGGGCGATGGCTGGTCGAACACCGGCAGCATCCGCCCGCCGTAAGCGAAGGTGTTGCCACCCTTGCCGAGCATGATCCGGCCGTCCGGGGTGTTGTGGTAGTAGTGCACGAAAATCCGCGAGTCGAGCACGGTGACGCCGCTGGTCAAACCGATTTCCTGCAACAGATCCGGACGCGGTTCGGTGATCAGCATGTCGCTGGAAACGATCGCCACGCTGCGCTCGAACTGCGGAAAAGCACGGGCCATCCACGCGTTCATCGCCAGCACCACGCGGTCGGCGGTCACCCGGCCGTTCGCCGTGTGAAGGCGCGCCGGACGGCCCTCCTCCAGCCCGGTCATCGCCGTGCCTTCGTGAATCCGCACGCCCAGTTGCAACGCCACCCGGCGCAAGCCGCGCACCAGTTTGCCCGGCTGCACACTGGCGGCGGCCGGCGAGAACCAGCCTTCCAGATGTTTTTCCGATCCGGACATGCGCTGTACATCGGCGACCGGCCGCTGGGTAAACGAGTTGATGCCGTT is a window from the Pseudomonas gozinkensis genome containing:
- a CDS encoding Csu type fimbrial protein, which encodes MVWALLGGLILPVHAADLQVEVRVDVQRGCQLIGQQREAGIEQLGVLDFGTTARLGDHDGPLGAALTHSRLPRLECNPDTPYQLRVDGGLHGGVGEVRYMAGEAGSKPIPYRLYQDAARRVPLVVDVPVSGRVPDSGTVDLPLYGRIERMAEVPRVSRYSDLVKVTVTW
- a CDS encoding type VI secretion system Vgr family protein, which gives rise to MLNDKESPFTLTLAEGGISLPVLRFSGHEALNQPYRFEIEVMGLAPAWSPGTLLHQAAFLHLDDDHGIHGIIQSASCEHRATHRIAYQLVLVPHLQSLEQHSVRRVFTQLSVPDILEQLIIEHHLPAHSYRFEMTVGHYPLRPFCIQYEETDLALLQRLCEEEGIHYHFEHQPDGHVVVFADDSLSLPQQPTAIPFNTQIDAPSTGLSSLFQRHEAVPPQMPTGVRERGQPIRGQEAANHTLGSAIAPPGFLPSAQRYVAQRSRRLLERQRCRSRSILGRSDCLRLLSGRLLQVMEHPVSGFNEQWLITELRHQGQQPSILDPVPTVRRYHNDFTALPWSTPFRPPQKQPRPGIPGYHPAQVLGAPGKPAQVDDQGRIAVRLWPEQPHADASEGLWLPVVMPHAGGGLPRENLPCAGSEVWVSFLDSDPDRPILCLDACRPRTSQPTETEPDDDLLLDWLLNRSAPPR
- a CDS encoding FAD-dependent oxidoreductase; protein product: MFMRPFWLEQALQLDTSEPCPPLQGDVRTDVCIVGGGYTGLWTAIMLKQQNPELDVLLIEADICGAGASGRNGGCALSWSAKYFTLERLFGVEEAVRLVKESERSIHAIGEFCEQYGVDADYRLDGTLYTATNRAQCGSTDAVIAALERNGINSFTQRPVADVQRMSGSEKHLEGWFSPAAASVQPGKLVRGLRRVALQLGVRIHEGTAMTGLEEGRPARLHTANGRVTADRVVLAMNAWMARAFPQFERSVAIVSSDMLITEPRPDLLQEIGLTSGVTVLDSRIFVHYYHNTPDGRIMLGKGGNTFAYGGRMLPVFDQPSPYTGLLKRSLDDFFPAFADVKVDATWNGPSDRSVTGLPFFGQMSASGNVFYGFGYSGSGVGPCHMGGQILASLVQGLDNPWTRSPLVNGPLGYFPPEPIRYLGSLMVRNAIRRKERAEDHGRRPRHLDVRLAKFAAAAGKADKG
- the zapE gene encoding cell division protein ZapE, with translation MPARPPERSRLTQRWSALRRLFGKRSTAAKGQCTASAQSVRDYFRNKAHGQGYTLSHSQQRVIDCMAHQAGLLFGTPAQTPPSLYLHGAVGRGKSWLLDGFFQALPIQQKRRLHFHGFFAQLHQGMFEHRDRDDALAVTLDALLMDCRVLCFDEFHVHDIGDAMLITRLFKALFKRGILLLVTSNYPPEGLLPNPLYHARFKPVIDLIHARMQVMEVGGPHDYRSQARRHAHQMFTQGHYVWPATPAQRLALNLPPLNATPLPLAVGSRHLQARLCEDRRVGFTFNDLCEQPTAVMDYLELCRRFDHWIIDELPELGECSIAAQQRFINLIDVLYDQDKHLTLLGQLPLRESLGGQAIDLARTRSRLGQLREVHEPG
- a CDS encoding leucine-rich repeat-containing protein kinase family protein, producing the protein MHTLAQLRAGELSGITRLDLAEGLSEFPPEIFNLAETLEVLNLSGNALNRLPDDLHRLTRLRVLFCSDNQFTQLPVCLGQCQALTMIGFKANRITQVPGAALPPNLRWLILTDNAIETLPTELGERPLLQKLMLAGNRLRALPPSLSQCHRLELIRIAANRLTELPQWLLTLPSLTWLAYAGNPLETEADAAALDAAPLIDWSALHLDQRLGEGASGVIYRAHWQPDNQPATPVAVKLYKGEMTSDGSPLHEMNACITAGLHPNLIRVEGRIDQHPDGQQGLVMQLIDPSYRNLAGLPSLASCSRDVYADDCHFSADVALRIARGIASVAGHLHRHGITHGDLYGHNILLNDQGDCLLGDFGAASFHAMADTPETRALQRLEVRAFGILLGELLARIDSGLSDEQRQVLEALEQRCCQPDVLARPGFGEISQVLQDA
- a CDS encoding YebC/PmpR family DNA-binding transcriptional regulator codes for the protein MGAQWKVKHKEAAANAKGKIFGKLVKEITIAARNGADTATNAHLRLVVEQAKKASMPKETLDRAIKKGAGLLGETVQYHRVTYEGFAPHQVPLIVECVTDNINRTVAEIRVAFRKGQLGASGSVAWDFNHVGMIEASPDTPDADPEMAAIEAGAQDFEPGEEGATLFLTDPTDLDSVQKALPEQGFTVLSAKLGYQPKNPVSGLSDEQMAEVEAFLEGLDNHDDVQDMFVGLAG